In the Desulfuromonadales bacterium genome, one interval contains:
- a CDS encoding DoxX family protein: MRQGNIFNTVDSWGLVFLRLGLGVIFIAHGGQKLFGWFGGPGFAGTIQYFQQNLGIPMELTVLAMAAEFFGGIGIVVGFLTRVAALGICGVMVVAMAKVHLVNGFFMNWNCTPGQGHGIEFNIALLAMALTLLCSGAGHASFDKWLSSRR, encoded by the coding sequence ATGAGACAGGGAAATATATTCAACACCGTCGATTCCTGGGGGCTGGTTTTTCTGCGGCTCGGCCTCGGCGTTATATTCATTGCTCACGGCGGGCAGAAACTTTTCGGCTGGTTCGGGGGACCGGGTTTCGCCGGCACGATCCAGTATTTTCAGCAGAACCTCGGCATTCCCATGGAGCTGACCGTGCTCGCCATGGCGGCCGAATTTTTCGGCGGCATCGGCATCGTGGTCGGCTTCCTGACCCGGGTGGCGGCGTTGGGAATCTGCGGCGTCATGGTGGTGGCGATGGCCAAGGTGCACCTGGTCAACGGTTTTTTCATGAACTGGAACTGTACCCCCGGCCAGGGGCACGGCATCGAATTCAACATCGCCCTGCTGGCCATGGCTCTCACGCTGCTCTGTTCGGGAGCGGGGCATGCCTCGTTCGACAAGTGGCTGAGCAGCCGCCGGTAA